A region of Takifugu rubripes chromosome 6, fTakRub1.2, whole genome shotgun sequence DNA encodes the following proteins:
- the derl2 gene encoding derlin-2, with translation MAYQTLQQEYLQIPVVTRAYTTACVLTTAAVQLEIITPFQLYFNPDLILRNYQVWRLITNFLFFGPVGFNFLFNMIFLYRYCRMLEEGSFRGRTADFVFMFLFGGFLMTIFGIFVSLVFLGQAFTIMLVYVWSRRNPNVRMNFFGLLNFQAPFLPWVLMGFSLLLGNSIIVDLLGIVVGHVYFFLEDVFPNQPGGGRWLKTPSIIKMLFETPEEDANYNPLPEERPGGFPWGEGQRLGG, from the exons ATGGCGTACCAAACGCTTCAACAAGAATATTTACAGATACCTGTCGTTACCAGGGCTTACACCACCGCCTGTGTCCTCACAACGGCTGCAGTG CAATTAGAAATCATCACACCTTTTCAACTATATTTTAATCCAGATCTAATCCTAAGAAACTACCAG GTATGGCGACTAATAACAAACTTCCTCTTTTTTGGTCCAGTTGGGTTCAATTTCCTGTTCAACATGATTTTCCT GTACAGATACTGCCGGATGCTGGAGGAGGGTTCGTTCCGAGGACGAACAGCTGACTTTGTCTTCATGTTTCTTTTTGGGGGATTTCTGATGACT ATATTTGGGATTTTTGTCAGCCTTGTGTTCTTGGGTCAAGCCTTCACAATCATGCTGGTGTATGTTTGGAGCAGGAGAAACCCCAATGTTCGGATGAATTTCTTCGGTCTGCTGAATTTCCAGGCCCCCTTCCTTCCCTGGGTGCTTATGGGCTTTTCCCTCCTTCTGGGCAACTCCATCATTGTGGATCTTTTGG GAATCGTTGTTGGCCACGTATACTTCTTTCTAGAGGACGTGTTTCCCAATCAgccaggtggaggaaggtggttAAAGACCCCATCTATTAT AAAGATGCTGTTTGAGACTCCAGAGGAAGATGCCAACTACAACCCACTGCCAGAGGAGAGGCCCGGAGGCTTTCCCTGGGGGGAAGGCCAGCGCCTGGGGGGTTAA
- the LOC101070741 gene encoding SWI/SNF-related matrix-associated actin-dependent regulator of chromatin subfamily B member 1-like, translating into MLEPVGNYLRMFRGSLYKRYPSLWRRLASVEERKKIVASSHATSVTLLKASECEEIFEGNDEKYKAISISTEPPAYLREQKAKRSSQWIPTLPNSSHHLDAVPCSTTINRNRIGRDKKRTFPLCFDDHDPAVIHENAAQLEALVPIRLDMEIDGQKLRDTFTWNMNEKLMTPEMFAEILCDDLDLSPLAFVPAIASAIRQQIESYPMDTILEEQTDQRVIIKLNIHVGNISLMDQFEWDMSERENSPESFALKLCSELGLGGEFVTTIAYSIRGQLSWHQRTYAFSENPLPTVEIAIRNTGDADQWCPLLETLTDAEMEKKIRDQDRNTRRMRRLANTAPSW; encoded by the exons ATGCTGGAGCCG GTTGGGAACTACCTGCGTATGTTCAGAGGCTCTCTGTATAAAAGATATCCGTCTTTATGGAGGAGACTGGCgtcagtggaggagaggaagaaaatagTAGCCTCATCACACG CCACCAGCGTCACCCTGCTGAAAGCATCGGAATGTGAGGAGATCTTTGAGGGCAATGATGAAAAATACAAAGCGATTTCCATCAGCACAGAACCCCCAGCTTACCTCAG AGAACAGAAAGCCAAGAGGAGCAGTCAATGGATCCCCACATTACCAAACAGTTCCCACCACTTAGATGCTGTGCCTTGTTCCACGACCATCAACCGCAACCGAATCGGCCGAGACAAGAAAAGGACTTTCCCATTGTG TTTTGATGATCACGACCCTGCAGTGATCCATGAGAATGCTGCACAGTTGGAGGCGCTAGTGCCCATTCGTCTAGACATGGAGATCGATGGCCAGAAACTGCGAGATACCTTCACCTGGAATATGAACG AGAAACTGATGACCCCGGAGATGTTTGCAGAGATTTTATGTGATGACCTGGACCTGAGTCCTCTGGCTTTTGTCCCCGCTATCGCCTCGGCTATTCGTCAACAGATTGAGTCGTATCCCATGGACACCATACTGGAAGAGCAGACGGACCAGAGGGTTATTATCAAG CTAAACATCCATGTGGGAAACATCTCGCTCATGGACCAGTTCGAATGGGACATGTCAGAGAGGGAGAATTCCCCAGAGTCATTTGCACTCAAGCTGTGTTCTGAGCTGGGTTTGGGGGGAGAATTTGTCACCACCATCGCCTACAGCATCCGGGGACAGCTCAGCTGGCACCAGAGGACCTATGCCTTCAG CGAGAACCCTCTGCCCACAGTCGAGATCGCCATTCGCAACACTGGAGATGCCGATCAATGGTGCCCCCTACTGGAGACCCTCACTGATGCTGAGATGGAGAAAAAGATTCGAGACCAAGATAGAAACACGAG ACGTATGAGACGACTGGCCAACACGGCTCCATCCTGGTGA
- the c6.2 gene encoding complement component C6 isoform X2 — protein sequence MCSAPYGRKKRPRSVGIIFPIKVAQSGPDRRESTEGEVDGSRMTVQEFNTLVALYREQVIAVGEMSADCPSLRAQMHHTRTKGCSMARAAHQDLAVISVSGPEDGEIHPEICRLFIQLQCCLEMFITEMLKSMCLLGVLQLHKKRMDSEPKVDFRMDESSDVPILEEQSSSPIEFLHEQWLVGMDIENIDSQLVVLLQLLGWTSVGLACFCERYSWGSWSACSRTCNHGVQYRQRNFRYDDYYWRSSCSQLCQKQDSRACNEHSCPINCLLTDFSPWSDCSPCAKKQFRTRAVLTPSQFGGSACSVELAEERPCYPSTECKLAPIDCRDNFKCDNGRCINQTLTCNKQNDCGDNSDERDCLDFKTVCPAEKRVAPGADLVGNGFDAMAEEPRGAVLDNMFMGAVCNIKRPQSTTLYHRIPHNFANFDIKVGVVEDFSTEPQPLHTQSINLKKSISSERGQGSQSSLLLPFIFLPIFFNKERSMSKTTTKLALDASKKIDSKFLRVHQVLPVSTFKMMDSENLVLSQPFLQFLHALPLEYNYALYREIFQRFGTHYYHSGVLGGRYDLLYQYSREELKSSGTTEEHIRGCLAQETTWTIILYSQHSSVRRCSDDRMTEKYQGSYIQAAEKSYSMVRGGRTREAAALAWERQGSTPNQVSFKNWAKSVLDNPAVVESTVNPIIDLVRGIPCAVTKRRHLRKALLQYLDEFDSCKCAPCPNNARPVLAGTECKCVCEVGTFGLHCEKRAPDYTSERVDGYWSCWGPWSSCGSTMRRHRTRRCDNPAPLRGGQPCSGHSREEDPCHVSIFQKQQTCDNDDDFTVGWKDELPPGVQGCLRPKSPPYSFLRKAKQYYLFGEDEEFQCYTGFDLEGFQFINCLPDGTWSQPQGKCLRKVCLPPAVPDDMILYPNKDEYRVGDLVGLNCKQQGLFPQPHSSFTCGNSLTWEPPLPPDLRCTDEEPFVPDGQCRPGQTLQGSQCVCMARDSCLSQPEALCILNTDVGVAVSVSLCTFHVGRCHGDPLFFISEGVCDPAVSGKLEWIKFRAQMSSKSPVRQMCGLDTCYQWETCVASKKCECKSARNCERDEQQMFCIKLTRSPRARSMDLCSMAALKCANYDFEILSEGVCESR from the exons ATGTGTTCCGCACCGTATGGGCGGAAAAAGCGCCCAAGGTCCGTCGGAATCATCTTTCCGATCAAGGTGGCGCAGAGCGGGCCGGACCGCCGGGAGAGCACGGAGGGAGAGGTGGACGGTAGCCGAATG ACGGTCCAGGAATTTAACACCCTCGTCGCTCTGTACCGGGAGCAGGTCATCGCCGTCGGGGAAATGTCTGCTGACTGTCCGTCTCTGCGGGCTCAGATGCACCACACACGCACCAAAGGATGCTCCATGGCCCGGGCAGCCCACCAGGACCTGGCCGTCATCTCCGTTTCAGG GCCGGAGGATGGAGAGATCCATCCAGAGATCTGTCGCCTCTTCATCCAGCTACAGTGCTGCCTGGAGATGTTCATCACAGAGATGCTAAAGTCCATGTGTCTCCTGGGGGTTCTGCAGCTTCACAAAAAAA GGATGGATTCAGAGCCGAAGGTGGATTTTAGGATGGATGAAAGTTCAGACGTCCCGATCCTGGAAGAGCAGTCCTCCTCCCCCATTGAATTCCTACATGAGCAGTGGCTGGTGGGAATGGACATTGAAAATATAGATAG CCaactggtggtgctgctgcagctcctgggcTGGACGTCAGTAGGTTTGGCTTGTTTCTGTGAGCGCTATTCATGGGGATCCTGGTCTGCCTGCTCCAGAACCTGCAACCACGGTGTCCAGTACCGTCAGAG AAACTTTCGGtatgatgattattattggAGGAGCAGTTGCTCCCAGCTGTGTCAGAAGCAGGACAGTAGAGCCTGCAATGAGCATAGCTGTCCCATCAACTGCCTCTTGACGGATTTCAGCCCATGGTCTGACTGCTCCCCCTGTGCTAAAAAACAG TTTCGGACCCGGGCGGTCCTGACGCCATCCCAGTTCGGTGGCTCTGCCTGCAGTGTGGAGTTGGCTGAGGAGAGACCCTGCTACCCTTCCACTGAGTGCAAGTTAGCACCCATCGACTGCAGGGACAACTTTAAGTGTGACAATG GACGCTGCATCAACCAGACACTGACATGTAACAAACAGAATGACTGTGGAGATAACTCCGATGAGAGAGACTGCCTTGACTTCAAAACTGTGTGTCCTGCTGAGAAGAGAGTAGCTCCAGGAGCAGACTTGGTGGGAAATGG GTTCGATGCTATGGCAGAGGAGCCGCGAGGAGCCGTATTGGACAACATGTTTATGGGAGCAGTGTGCAACATTAAGAGGCCTCAGTCTACAACCCTCTACCACCGAATCCCTCATAATTTTGCCAACTTTGATATTAAG GTTGGAGTGGTGGAGGACTTCAGCACTGAGCCTCAGCCACTCCACACTCAGTCCATTAATCTCAAGAAGTCCATTTCATCAGAGAGGGGCCAAGGATCTCAAAGCAGCCTTTTGTTGCCATTCATTTTCCTGCCTATATTTTTCAACAAAGAGAGATCTATGAGTAAGACCACTACCAAGTTGGCTTTAGATGCTTCAAAGAAAATA GATTCCAAGTTTTTGCGGGTGCACCAAGTTCTGCCAGTGTCCACATTTAAGATGATGGACTCTGAGAACCTTGTCCTTTCACAACCCTTTCTCCAGTTTCTTCATGCTCTCCCTCTGGAGTACAACTATGCCCTTTACAGGGAAATCTTTCAACGCTTTGGGACACACTACTACCACTCAGGGGTCCTGGGAGGCCGTTATGACTTGCTGTACCAGTACAGTCGAGAGGAGCTCAAAAGCTCAG GCACAACGGAAGAACACATTAGAGGCTGTTTGGCTCAAGAGACCACCTGGACCATTATTCTCTACAGTCAACACAGCAGTGTCCGTCGATGCTCTGATGATCGGATGACTGAGAAGTATCAAG GTTCGTACATACAGGCAGCAGAAAAGTCGTACTCTATGGTGAGAGGAGGTCGAACCAGAGAGGCAGCCGCTCTGGCTTGGGAGAGACAAGGCTCAACTCCGAACCAAGTGTCCTTCAAGAACTGGGCCAAGTCTGTTCTGGACAACCCTGCTGTGGTGGAGAGCACG GTGAACCCGATCATAGATCTGGTGAGGGGTATTCCATGTGCCGTCACAAAGAGGCGCCACTTGAGGAAGGCCCTGTTGCAGTACTTGGATGAGTTTGATTCTTGCAAGTGTGCCCCCTGTCCCAACAATGCCAGACCGGTTCTGGCTGGCACAGAGTGCAAGTGTGTCTGTGAGGTTGGCACATTTGGACTGCACTGTGAGAAACGTGCTCCTGATTACACTTCAG AGCGTGTGGATGgttactggagctgctgggggcCATGGAGTAGCTGTGGATCTACAATGAGGAGACACCGAACTCGGCGGTGTGATAATCCTGCCCCCCTCAGAGGTGGTCAGCCCTGCAGCGGTCATAGCAGAGAGGAGGATCCGTGTCATGTCTCCATTTTccaaaa ACAGCAGACctgtgacaatgatgatgacttTACTGTTGGTTGGAAAGATGAGCTCCCTCCTGGTGTTCAAGGCTGTTTGAGGCCAAAGAGCCCCCCCTACAGCTTCCTCAGG AAAGCAAAGCAGTATTATCTCTTcggtgaggatgaggagttcCAGTGCTACACTGGTTTTGACTTGGAGGGCTTCCAGTTCATAAACTGCCTGCCTGATGGGACATGGAGTCAGCCACAAGGAAAATGCCTCA GGAAAGTGTGCCTTCCTCCCGCGGTTCCTGATGACATGATTCTGTACCCCAACAAAGACGAATACAGAGTGGGAGATCTCGTGGGTTTGAACTGTAAACAGCAGGGCCTGTTTCCTCAGCCTCACAGCTCCTTCACTTGTGGCAACAGTCTCACCTGGGAACCTCCATTACCCCCTGACCTGCGCTGCACCGATG AGGAGCCGTTTGTTCCTGATGGTCAGTGTCGTCCTGGACAGACGCTACAGGGATCCCAGTGTGTCTGTATGGCACGAGACAGCTGTCT TTCCCAGCCAGAGGCCCTCTGCATCCTGAACACAGATGTTGGTGTGGCTGTGTCAGTGTCCCTCTGCACCTTCCACGTCGGGCGCTGCCATGGTGATCCGCTCTTTTTCATCAGCGAGGGGGTGTGTGATCCAGCCGTATCTGGCAAACTGGAGTGGATCAAATTCAGAGCTCAAATGTCCTCAAAGAGCCCTGTTCGGCAAATGTGTGGTCTGGACACCTGCTACCAGTGGGAAACCTGCGTCG catCTAAGAAGTGTGAGTGCAAATCTGCAAGGAACTGTGAGCGTGATGAGCAGCAAATGTTCTGTATTAAGCTCACCAGGTCTCCGAGGGCTCGAAGCATGGACCTTTGCTCCATGGCTGCACTCAAGTGTGCAAACTATGATTTTGAGATTCTCAGCGAAGGTGTCTGTGAGTCCAGATGA
- the c6.2 gene encoding complement component C6 isoform X1, with protein MAPCSQLVVLLQLLGWTSVGLACFCERYSWGSWSACSRTCNHGVQYRQRNFRYDDYYWRSSCSQLCQKQDSRACNEHSCPINCLLTDFSPWSDCSPCAKKQFRTRAVLTPSQFGGSACSVELAEERPCYPSTECKLAPIDCRDNFKCDNGRCINQTLTCNKQNDCGDNSDERDCLDFKTVCPAEKRVAPGADLVGNGFDAMAEEPRGAVLDNMFMGAVCNIKRPQSTTLYHRIPHNFANFDIKVGVVEDFSTEPQPLHTQSINLKKSISSERGQGSQSSLLLPFIFLPIFFNKERSMSKTTTKLALDASKKIDSKFLRVHQVLPVSTFKMMDSENLVLSQPFLQFLHALPLEYNYALYREIFQRFGTHYYHSGVLGGRYDLLYQYSREELKSSGTTEEHIRGCLAQETTWTIILYSQHSSVRRCSDDRMTEKYQGSYIQAAEKSYSMVRGGRTREAAALAWERQGSTPNQVSFKNWAKSVLDNPAVVESTVNPIIDLVRGIPCAVTKRRHLRKALLQYLDEFDSCKCAPCPNNARPVLAGTECKCVCEVGTFGLHCEKRAPDYTSERVDGYWSCWGPWSSCGSTMRRHRTRRCDNPAPLRGGQPCSGHSREEDPCHVSIFQKQQTCDNDDDFTVGWKDELPPGVQGCLRPKSPPYSFLRKAKQYYLFGEDEEFQCYTGFDLEGFQFINCLPDGTWSQPQGKCLRKVCLPPAVPDDMILYPNKDEYRVGDLVGLNCKQQGLFPQPHSSFTCGNSLTWEPPLPPDLRCTDEEPFVPDGQCRPGQTLQGSQCVCMARDSCLSQPEALCILNTDVGVAVSVSLCTFHVGRCHGDPLFFISEGVCDPAVSGKLEWIKFRAQMSSKSPVRQMCGLDTCYQWETCVASKKCECKSARNCERDEQQMFCIKLTRSPRARSMDLCSMAALKCANYDFEILSEGVCESR; from the exons ATGGCTCCTTGCAGCCaactggtggtgctgctgcagctcctgggcTGGACGTCAGTAGGTTTGGCTTGTTTCTGTGAGCGCTATTCATGGGGATCCTGGTCTGCCTGCTCCAGAACCTGCAACCACGGTGTCCAGTACCGTCAGAG AAACTTTCGGtatgatgattattattggAGGAGCAGTTGCTCCCAGCTGTGTCAGAAGCAGGACAGTAGAGCCTGCAATGAGCATAGCTGTCCCATCAACTGCCTCTTGACGGATTTCAGCCCATGGTCTGACTGCTCCCCCTGTGCTAAAAAACAG TTTCGGACCCGGGCGGTCCTGACGCCATCCCAGTTCGGTGGCTCTGCCTGCAGTGTGGAGTTGGCTGAGGAGAGACCCTGCTACCCTTCCACTGAGTGCAAGTTAGCACCCATCGACTGCAGGGACAACTTTAAGTGTGACAATG GACGCTGCATCAACCAGACACTGACATGTAACAAACAGAATGACTGTGGAGATAACTCCGATGAGAGAGACTGCCTTGACTTCAAAACTGTGTGTCCTGCTGAGAAGAGAGTAGCTCCAGGAGCAGACTTGGTGGGAAATGG GTTCGATGCTATGGCAGAGGAGCCGCGAGGAGCCGTATTGGACAACATGTTTATGGGAGCAGTGTGCAACATTAAGAGGCCTCAGTCTACAACCCTCTACCACCGAATCCCTCATAATTTTGCCAACTTTGATATTAAG GTTGGAGTGGTGGAGGACTTCAGCACTGAGCCTCAGCCACTCCACACTCAGTCCATTAATCTCAAGAAGTCCATTTCATCAGAGAGGGGCCAAGGATCTCAAAGCAGCCTTTTGTTGCCATTCATTTTCCTGCCTATATTTTTCAACAAAGAGAGATCTATGAGTAAGACCACTACCAAGTTGGCTTTAGATGCTTCAAAGAAAATA GATTCCAAGTTTTTGCGGGTGCACCAAGTTCTGCCAGTGTCCACATTTAAGATGATGGACTCTGAGAACCTTGTCCTTTCACAACCCTTTCTCCAGTTTCTTCATGCTCTCCCTCTGGAGTACAACTATGCCCTTTACAGGGAAATCTTTCAACGCTTTGGGACACACTACTACCACTCAGGGGTCCTGGGAGGCCGTTATGACTTGCTGTACCAGTACAGTCGAGAGGAGCTCAAAAGCTCAG GCACAACGGAAGAACACATTAGAGGCTGTTTGGCTCAAGAGACCACCTGGACCATTATTCTCTACAGTCAACACAGCAGTGTCCGTCGATGCTCTGATGATCGGATGACTGAGAAGTATCAAG GTTCGTACATACAGGCAGCAGAAAAGTCGTACTCTATGGTGAGAGGAGGTCGAACCAGAGAGGCAGCCGCTCTGGCTTGGGAGAGACAAGGCTCAACTCCGAACCAAGTGTCCTTCAAGAACTGGGCCAAGTCTGTTCTGGACAACCCTGCTGTGGTGGAGAGCACG GTGAACCCGATCATAGATCTGGTGAGGGGTATTCCATGTGCCGTCACAAAGAGGCGCCACTTGAGGAAGGCCCTGTTGCAGTACTTGGATGAGTTTGATTCTTGCAAGTGTGCCCCCTGTCCCAACAATGCCAGACCGGTTCTGGCTGGCACAGAGTGCAAGTGTGTCTGTGAGGTTGGCACATTTGGACTGCACTGTGAGAAACGTGCTCCTGATTACACTTCAG AGCGTGTGGATGgttactggagctgctgggggcCATGGAGTAGCTGTGGATCTACAATGAGGAGACACCGAACTCGGCGGTGTGATAATCCTGCCCCCCTCAGAGGTGGTCAGCCCTGCAGCGGTCATAGCAGAGAGGAGGATCCGTGTCATGTCTCCATTTTccaaaa ACAGCAGACctgtgacaatgatgatgacttTACTGTTGGTTGGAAAGATGAGCTCCCTCCTGGTGTTCAAGGCTGTTTGAGGCCAAAGAGCCCCCCCTACAGCTTCCTCAGG AAAGCAAAGCAGTATTATCTCTTcggtgaggatgaggagttcCAGTGCTACACTGGTTTTGACTTGGAGGGCTTCCAGTTCATAAACTGCCTGCCTGATGGGACATGGAGTCAGCCACAAGGAAAATGCCTCA GGAAAGTGTGCCTTCCTCCCGCGGTTCCTGATGACATGATTCTGTACCCCAACAAAGACGAATACAGAGTGGGAGATCTCGTGGGTTTGAACTGTAAACAGCAGGGCCTGTTTCCTCAGCCTCACAGCTCCTTCACTTGTGGCAACAGTCTCACCTGGGAACCTCCATTACCCCCTGACCTGCGCTGCACCGATG AGGAGCCGTTTGTTCCTGATGGTCAGTGTCGTCCTGGACAGACGCTACAGGGATCCCAGTGTGTCTGTATGGCACGAGACAGCTGTCT TTCCCAGCCAGAGGCCCTCTGCATCCTGAACACAGATGTTGGTGTGGCTGTGTCAGTGTCCCTCTGCACCTTCCACGTCGGGCGCTGCCATGGTGATCCGCTCTTTTTCATCAGCGAGGGGGTGTGTGATCCAGCCGTATCTGGCAAACTGGAGTGGATCAAATTCAGAGCTCAAATGTCCTCAAAGAGCCCTGTTCGGCAAATGTGTGGTCTGGACACCTGCTACCAGTGGGAAACCTGCGTCG catCTAAGAAGTGTGAGTGCAAATCTGCAAGGAACTGTGAGCGTGATGAGCAGCAAATGTTCTGTATTAAGCTCACCAGGTCTCCGAGGGCTCGAAGCATGGACCTTTGCTCCATGGCTGCACTCAAGTGTGCAAACTATGATTTTGAGATTCTCAGCGAAGGTGTCTGTGAGTCCAGATGA
- the c7b gene encoding complement component 7b, which yields MKLQLNLAVLITFVTPVCCVQPVSCRWGQYGDWSVCDGCSSTKVRTRHFEVFAQFGGVPCSGGAIQTQSCIQTKGCPLKAGCGNRFRCTSGKCISRSLVCNGDQDCEDGLDERSCNLDGNQHSCDLDKTPPNSDLIGKGYDILTGNLRAGVINTMSFGGQCRKVFSGDHKILYRLPQNILRYNFEVTVNNEESDESFESSWSYMQHIQSSALWKYDRRKFTKEVTESKAYRLIILKNKVELAQFQNSAPEHLTLSEDFWKALSSLPITYDYSAYRKLFEIYGTHYFSEGSLGGQYQALLELTQDALSSTSTTNTEYERCWRKVKRRFFRRKVKTVCEKLTSAVSSSHGYKNQKMPIKVDILGGNPGLKQYLSDLDLEKPEENGKKYDDWASSVKDFPQIIDHKVRPLYELVKEVECAGLKKFNLKRAMEEYLSTEHPCHCRPCLNNGQPLLIGSECHCVCRLGTSGQACQIGSVVGEEPGVTHGGWSCWSSWGSCTGGRRTRTRNCNNPTPSRGGANCVGPQVEHKQCEDAELQHLKMMEPQCFHLSVTPPKMCGEPPNLRNGFVHDSRDYYLVGNTVEYSCIDGYHLSGDAVAECTESKTWRRGTIACKSSTCDFPTLNSDVIAVPTKAAYQIGESLSLSCPGGSQPEGEVSEVMCNPSLQWSPSPAGAQCKAEPTASAPPSILKCKLWETEGKKQCVCLMPFQCPASVQLCIKVGSSQARVLELCQVGALQCMGRSITVASHDDCKWPAEASVSCGDCKPGTVCQESTGKCVCQNTSECPTDSAPLCVSSGVDGVESTMSQCEFGARRCAGEQVNVISIEACPQ from the exons TTGTGTGCAACCGGTGAGCTGCAGATGGGGACAGTATGGAGACTGGTCTGTGTGTGACGGCTGCTCCAGTACAAAG GTTCGAACTCGTCACTTTGAGGTGTTTGCTCAGTTCGGAGGTGTACCATGTTCAGGAGGAGCCATACAAACACAGTCGTGTATCCAAACGAAAGGCTGCCCTCTAAAGGCGGGCTGTGGAAACAGGTTCCGATGCACTTCTG GTAAGTGTATCAGCCGGTCTCTAGTCTGTAATGGAGACCAGGACTGTGAGGACGgtctggatgagagaagctgcAACCTAGATGGCAACCAGCACTCATGTGACCTTGATAAAACACCCCCCAACTCCGACTTGATAGGAAAAGG GTATGATATATTGACAGGCAACCTGAGAGCAGGTGTGATAAACACGATGAGCTTTGGAGGACAGTGCAGGAAGGTGTTCAGTGGTGACCACAAAATCCTGTACAGGCTGCCACAGAACATCCTCAGGTACAACTTTGAG GTTACAGTAAACAATGAGGAAAGTGATGAATCATTTGAGAGCTCCTGGTCCTACATGCAGCACATCCAGAGCAGCGCCTTGTGGAAATATGATCGCCGCAAGTTCACCAAAGAGGTCACTGAGAGTAAG gcTTACAGATTGATTATCTTGAAGAATAAAGTGGAACTCGCCCAATTCCAAAACTCGGCCCCGGAGCATCTCACTCTTTCAGAAGACTTCTGGAAGGCCTTGTCCTCCCTCCCAATCACATATGACTACTCTGCTTACCGCAAGCTGTTCGAGATCTATGGGACACACTATTTCTCTGAGGGCTCACTGGGGGGGCAATATCAAGCCTTGCTGGAGCTGACCCAAGATGCACTCTCATCAACAA GTACAACAAACACTGAGTATGAGAGGTGTTGGCGTAAGGTGAAGCGGCGTTTTTTCAGAAGGAAGGTCAAAACCGTTTGTGAAAAACTTACCAGCGCTGTGTCATCAAGTCATG GAtacaaaaatcaaaaaatgcctATCAAAGTGGACATTTTAGGAGGAAATCCGGGTTTAAAACAATATTTGTCTGATCTGGATTTGGAGAAACCAGAAGAAAATGGCAAGAAATATGATGACTGGGCCTCATCTGTCAAAGACTTCCCGCAAATTATAGATCATAAG GTACGTCCTCTCTATGAGCTGGTAAAGGAGGTGGAGTGTGCAGGCCTGAAGAAGTTCAACCTCAAGAGAGCTATGGAGGAGTACCTGTCAACAGAACATCCCTGCCACTGCCGGCCCTGCCTCAACAATGGTCAGCCACTGCTGATCGGCTCAGAGTGTCATTGTGTCTGTCGATTAGGGACGTCAGGACAAGCTTGCCAAATAGGATCTGTAGTTGGAGAAGAACCAG GTGTTACCCATGGAGGCTGGAGTTGTTGGTCCTCCTGGGGTTCCTGCACTGGGGGTCGAAGAACTAGGACCCGAAACTGCAACAATCCCACTCCCAGCAGAGGCGGGGCCAACTGTGTGGGGCCACAGGTGGAACATAAGCAGTGTGAGGATGCAGAGTTGCAGCACTTAAA AATGATGGAGCCTCAGTGCTTCCATCTCTCAGTGACTCCACCAAAGATGTGTGGAGAGCCACCAAACCTGAGGAACGGCTTTGTTCAC GATTCCAGAGATTATTACCTGGTTGGAAACACAGTGGAGTACTCCTGTATAGATGGATATCATCTTAGTGGAGATGCTGTGGCTGAATGCACTGAAAGCAAAACATGGAGGAGAGGAACAATAGCTTGTAAAA GTTCTACATGTGACTTTCCTACACTCAATAGTGATGTTATTGCTGTGCCCACCAAAGCTGCATATCAGATAGGGGAGAGTCTGTCCCTGTCCTGCCCTGGAGGCTCACAGCCGGAGGGGGAGGTGTCTGAGGTCATGTGCAATCCCAGTCTGCAGTGGTCTCCATCTCCAGCCGGGGCTCAATGTAAAGCAG AGCCAACagcttctgctcctccctccatcctgaAGTGTAAGTTATGGGAGACTGAAGGAAagaagcagtgtgtgtgtttgatgccaTTTCAGTGTCC GGCATCTGTGCAGTTGTGCATCAAAGTGGGATCCAGCCAGGCACGCGTACTGGAACTTTGTCAGGTTGGAGCTCTGCAGTGTATGGGCCGGAGTATAACCGTGGCCAGTCACGATGACTGTAAGTGGCCAGCTGAGGCATCAGTTTCGTGCGGGGACTGCAAGCCTGGGACAGTCTGTCAAG AATCAacaggaaaatgtgtgtgtcagaatACGTCTGAGTGCCCCACAGATTCTGCCCCCCTGTGTGTCAGCTCTGGAGTTGATGGAGTTGAGAGCACAATGAGCCAGTGTGAGTTTGGTGCCAGACGGTGTGCTGGAGAGCAGGTCAATGTGATCAGCATTGAGGCTTGTCCACAATAA